A genomic region of Methylobacterium durans contains the following coding sequences:
- a CDS encoding MFS transporter, protein MSSRAEGKSGAQAPERVPMGTIIDTDISARLDRLPWGRFHVLVIVALGITWVLDGLEVTLAGSLVGALRQPPMSFSEFDVGLAASSYLVGAVTGALGFGWLTDRIGRKKLFFITLALYLAATAATGLSWDIYSFCLFRFLTGAGIGGEYTAINSTIQELVPARVRGWTDLVINGSFWIGAALGSFLSIVALRPGLIDPAWGWRIAFFVGGGIGLVILLLRTWIPESPRWLVTHGYAAEADRVVTGIEKRFTDEGITLPPIDESKRLRLRTRSHTPLSEVFGAMFHTSRRQTFVGLALMIAQAFFYNALFFTYALVLERFYGVPGDHVGWYLLPFALGSFLGPLVLGRLFDTVGRRPMIAFTYGISALLLAGAGYLFQIGVFGPIGQTAVWMVVFFFASAAASSAYLTVAETFPLEIRALAIAAFYAIGTGIGGVSGPLLFGTLVETGSREWVLVGYLIGAALMAVAAVVGGIYGTAAEGKSLESVSKPLAAA, encoded by the coding sequence ATGTCGAGCCGAGCGGAGGGCAAGTCCGGCGCGCAGGCGCCCGAGCGCGTGCCGATGGGCACGATCATCGACACCGACATCTCCGCCCGCCTCGACAGGCTGCCCTGGGGGCGCTTCCATGTCCTCGTCATCGTGGCGCTCGGCATCACCTGGGTGCTCGACGGGCTGGAGGTCACGCTCGCGGGCTCCCTGGTCGGGGCGTTGCGCCAGCCGCCGATGTCCTTCTCCGAGTTCGACGTGGGGCTCGCCGCGAGTTCCTACCTCGTCGGCGCCGTCACGGGCGCGCTCGGCTTCGGCTGGCTGACCGACCGGATCGGGCGCAAGAAGCTGTTCTTCATCACGCTGGCCCTCTACCTCGCCGCCACCGCGGCGACCGGCCTCTCCTGGGACATCTACAGCTTCTGCCTGTTCCGCTTCCTCACGGGAGCCGGCATCGGCGGCGAGTACACGGCGATCAACTCGACGATCCAGGAACTCGTCCCCGCCCGTGTCCGCGGCTGGACCGACCTCGTCATCAACGGCTCGTTCTGGATCGGGGCGGCGCTCGGCTCCTTCCTGTCGATCGTGGCCCTGCGGCCGGGGCTGATCGACCCGGCCTGGGGCTGGCGCATCGCCTTCTTCGTCGGCGGCGGCATCGGCCTCGTCATCCTGCTCCTGCGCACCTGGATTCCCGAGAGCCCGCGCTGGCTCGTCACGCACGGCTACGCGGCCGAGGCCGACCGGGTCGTCACAGGCATCGAGAAGCGCTTCACCGACGAGGGCATCACCCTGCCGCCGATCGACGAGAGCAAGCGCCTGCGGCTGAGGACGCGCAGCCACACGCCCCTCTCGGAGGTGTTCGGCGCGATGTTCCATACGAGCCGGCGCCAGACCTTCGTCGGCCTCGCGCTGATGATCGCGCAGGCCTTCTTCTACAACGCCCTGTTCTTCACCTACGCGCTGGTGCTGGAGCGGTTCTACGGCGTGCCGGGCGACCATGTCGGCTGGTATCTCCTGCCCTTCGCGCTCGGCTCCTTCCTCGGGCCGCTCGTGCTCGGGCGGCTGTTCGACACGGTGGGGCGCCGCCCGATGATCGCCTTCACCTACGGCATCTCGGCCCTGCTGCTCGCCGGCGCGGGCTACCTGTTCCAGATCGGCGTGTTCGGGCCCATCGGCCAGACGGCGGTGTGGATGGTGGTGTTCTTCTTCGCCTCGGCCGCGGCCTCCTCGGCCTACCTGACGGTGGCCGAGACCTTTCCGCTCGAGATCCGGGCACTGGCCATCGCGGCCTTCTACGCCATCGGCACGGGGATCGGCGGCGTCTCGGGCCCGCTCCTGTTCGGGACGCTGGTCGAGACGGGCTCGCGGGAGTGGGTCCTCGTCGGCTACCTGATCGGCGCGGCCCTGATGGCGGTGGCAGCGGTGGTCGGCGGGATCTACGGCACCGCCGCCGAGGGCAAGTCGCTGGAGAGCGTCTCGAAGCCGCTCGCGGCGGCGTGA
- a CDS encoding ABC transporter permease: MLGRLARNRAAMGALLVLVSMALACLLGPALTGHAPERSYPDLRQLPPGLAAEPGPERLRPALDRIAFRMRASVAEAERAGDRLRLVLAADRPIDPRSLVYLPRSDLFGDPRILAREADGRRLVVEVPVRRLHFLLGTDVHGRDLLTRSLVAGRVSLLIGLTATLVALLVGVAYGAVSGFVGGATDAVMMRLVDILYALPFVFFVMVLVVFFRASLALILLAIGAVEWLDMARIVRAETLALRRRDFVRAAEALGLSALATLRRHIVPNALSPIVVAATLLVPRVILLESFLSFLGLGVQEPATSWGVLVAEGARAIESAPWMLAGPASFLVATLVALNLLGDGLADALDPRRAA, encoded by the coding sequence ATGCTCGGCCGGCTCGCGCGCAACCGCGCCGCGATGGGGGCCCTCCTGGTCCTGGTCTCGATGGCGCTGGCCTGCCTCCTCGGCCCCGCCCTGACGGGACACGCGCCGGAGCGGAGCTACCCGGACCTGCGCCAGCTCCCGCCGGGACTCGCGGCCGAGCCCGGCCCGGAGCGCCTGCGCCCTGCCCTCGACCGCATCGCCTTTCGGATGCGGGCCTCCGTGGCCGAGGCCGAGCGGGCGGGCGACCGGTTGCGCCTCGTGCTCGCCGCCGACCGGCCGATCGACCCGCGCTCCCTCGTCTACCTGCCCCGCTCCGACCTGTTCGGCGACCCCCGCATCCTCGCCCGCGAGGCGGACGGGCGCCGCCTCGTGGTCGAGGTGCCGGTGCGCCGCCTGCACTTCCTCCTCGGCACCGACGTGCACGGGCGCGACCTCCTCACCCGCAGCCTCGTGGCGGGGCGCGTCTCGCTCCTGATCGGGCTGACGGCGACCCTCGTCGCGCTCCTCGTCGGCGTCGCCTACGGCGCGGTCTCGGGCTTCGTGGGCGGGGCGACGGACGCGGTGATGATGCGCCTCGTCGACATCCTCTACGCCCTGCCCTTCGTGTTCTTCGTGATGGTGCTCGTTGTGTTCTTCCGGGCGAGCCTCGCGCTGATCCTCCTGGCGATCGGCGCCGTCGAGTGGCTCGACATGGCCCGCATCGTGCGCGCCGAGACCCTGGCTCTGCGCCGCCGCGACTTCGTGCGCGCGGCCGAGGCGCTCGGGCTCTCGGCGCTCGCCACCCTGCGCCGCCACATCGTGCCGAACGCCCTCTCGCCGATCGTCGTGGCGGCGACCCTGCTGGTGCCGCGGGTGATCCTGTTGGAGAGCTTCCTGTCCTTCCTCGGCCTCGGCGTGCAGGAGCCCGCGACGAGCTGGGGCGTGCTGGTGGCCGAAGGCGCCCGCGCCATCGAATCGGCGCCCTGGATGCTCGCCGGTCCCGCGAGCTTCCTCGTCGCCACACTCGTCGCGCTGAACCTGCTCGGCGACGGCCTCGCCGACGCCCTCGATCCGCGCCGGGCGGCGTGA
- a CDS encoding peptide ABC transporter substrate-binding protein has translation MLPRRRDCLAGAAALLLGGAAGAAEPGLYRRGNDADPETLDPHKSSTVAEAHILRDLYEGLLTYDNRGAIIPGAAERWTLSEDARTYTFALRGDGRWSNGDPVVADDFVFSLRRILKPETAAKYAEVLFPIRNAAAVNRGELPGDALGVAAPDPRTVVIALGEPTPYFLELLTHQTAIPVHRASVERFGDSFTRPGNLVSNGPYRLRDLVPNDRITLEVNPHHRDAAQIAIPRVAFIPTPDLASAVRRFAAGEVDSLADLPGDQMASLRTRFGPQVVLGPALGVYALAFNTRKKPFDDPRLRRALSLVIDREFLASAVWGETMAPAYSLCPAGLDHYGTPPETPGRDALPIDNEAEALRLVSEAGFGPGGRPLTIEYRFNTTDNNRNTAISVAEMWRGLGIETRFVYTDAKTHFAHLRDGGDFDVARMSWIADYSDPQNFLFLLSSTNDGMNVGRYANAGYDALLAAAAAERDLARRAGLLAEAEGILMRDLPWLPLMHYRSKALIAPRLHGYQPNLRNAAPTRFLRLDA, from the coding sequence ATGCTTCCGCGCCGCAGGGACTGCCTCGCGGGCGCCGCCGCCCTCCTCCTCGGCGGCGCGGCGGGCGCCGCGGAGCCCGGCCTCTACCGACGTGGCAACGACGCCGACCCGGAGACGCTCGACCCGCACAAATCCTCGACGGTGGCCGAGGCGCACATCCTGCGCGACCTCTACGAGGGGCTGCTCACCTACGACAACCGGGGCGCCATCATCCCGGGCGCGGCCGAGCGCTGGACCCTCTCGGAGGACGCGCGCACCTACACCTTCGCCCTGCGGGGCGACGGGCGCTGGTCGAACGGCGACCCGGTCGTCGCGGACGATTTCGTGTTCTCGCTCCGCCGGATCCTGAAGCCAGAGACGGCCGCGAAATACGCCGAGGTGCTGTTCCCGATCCGGAACGCCGCCGCGGTGAACCGGGGCGAGCTGCCGGGCGACGCCCTCGGCGTGGCCGCGCCCGATCCCCGCACCGTGGTGATCGCGCTCGGCGAGCCGACTCCCTACTTCCTCGAACTCCTCACCCACCAGACCGCGATCCCCGTCCACCGCGCCAGCGTCGAGCGCTTCGGCGACAGTTTCACGCGGCCCGGCAACCTCGTCTCGAACGGGCCCTACCGCCTGCGCGACCTCGTGCCGAACGACCGCATCACGCTCGAGGTCAATCCGCATCACCGGGACGCCGCGCAGATCGCCATCCCCCGCGTCGCCTTCATCCCGACGCCCGATCTCGCGAGCGCGGTGCGGCGCTTCGCGGCCGGCGAGGTCGATTCGCTGGCTGATCTGCCCGGCGACCAGATGGCCTCGCTGAGGACGCGCTTCGGCCCGCAGGTGGTGCTGGGGCCGGCGCTCGGCGTCTACGCGCTGGCGTTCAACACCCGCAAGAAGCCCTTCGACGACCCGCGCCTGCGCCGCGCCCTCTCCCTCGTGATCGACCGGGAATTCCTGGCCTCCGCCGTCTGGGGCGAGACGATGGCGCCCGCCTATTCCCTCTGCCCGGCGGGCCTCGACCATTACGGCACGCCCCCGGAAACGCCGGGCCGCGACGCGCTGCCGATCGACAATGAGGCGGAGGCGCTCCGCCTCGTGAGTGAGGCGGGATTCGGGCCGGGCGGCCGGCCGCTCACCATCGAGTACCGGTTCAACACCACCGACAACAACCGCAACACGGCGATCTCCGTCGCCGAGATGTGGCGCGGCCTCGGGATCGAGACCCGTTTCGTCTACACCGACGCGAAGACCCACTTCGCGCACCTGCGCGACGGTGGCGATTTCGACGTGGCGCGGATGTCGTGGATCGCGGATTACTCCGACCCGCAGAACTTCCTGTTCCTGCTCTCCTCGACGAATGACGGCATGAATGTGGGCCGCTACGCGAATGCCGGCTACGACGCGCTGCTCGCCGCCGCGGCCGCCGAGCGCGACCTCGCGCGGCGGGCGGGGCTGCTCGCCGAGGCCGAGGGCATCCTGATGCGCGACCTGCCCTGGCTCCCCCTGATGCACTACCGCTCGAAGGCCCTGATCGCGCCGCGGCTCCACGGCTACCAGCCCAACCTGCGCAACGCCGCGCCGACCCGCTTCCTGCGGCTCGACGCGTGA
- a CDS encoding GlcG/HbpS family heme-binding protein, whose protein sequence is MTDLTLAAARTIVETALATARSRSLKPLAVIVYDARGSLKCVQVEDGASLRRAEVALAKANGALALGLGSRAIAKRAEEQPHFVAAVSHLVGPAALVPVPGGVLIRAGERVVGAVGISGDTSDNDEICAVAGIEAAGFTPDTGA, encoded by the coding sequence ATGACCGATCTCACCCTCGCCGCCGCCCGCACCATCGTCGAGACGGCGCTCGCGACCGCGCGTTCTCGCAGCCTCAAGCCGCTGGCGGTGATCGTCTATGATGCCCGCGGGTCTCTGAAATGTGTCCAGGTGGAGGACGGCGCCTCGCTCCGGCGGGCCGAGGTCGCCCTCGCCAAGGCGAATGGGGCGCTGGCCCTCGGCCTCGGCTCCCGCGCCATCGCCAAGCGCGCCGAGGAGCAGCCGCATTTCGTGGCCGCCGTGAGCCACCTCGTCGGGCCGGCGGCCCTGGTGCCGGTGCCGGGCGGCGTGCTGATCCGCGCGGGCGAGCGGGTCGTCGGCGCGGTCGGCATCTCGGGCGACACCTCGGACAACGACGAGATCTGCGCGGTGGCCGGCATTGAGGCGGCGGGCTTCACGCCCGATACCGGCGCCTGA
- a CDS encoding alpha/beta fold hydrolase: MPSRPHSFLPHLAGRAARGLGLAVLGGAAGWIAYSRLGIDHRVPLPPALPGRLQRLRTPVGAVNLYDDGLESGVPLLLIHSVNAAASAYEVRPLYRHFARSRPVYALDLPGFGFSERRRQVYTPAVMVGAIHAVVAEIRRRHTAARIDAIALSLSAEYLARAALERAQDYRSLGLISPTGFDARLSGRGPLGGNRGNDTARAALDLPVSGQALFDALTSRPSMRYFLEKTWGSRDIDEGLLDYGYASAHQPGAEHAPFSFIAGHLFPTDATRLYDALWLPVWMIHGTRGDFVDYRYADAFYDRPNWTIETMPTGAFPHFERLGAVARSYELFLDEIGSTHLTDPVRADSPASV; this comes from the coding sequence ATGCCCAGCCGACCCCACAGCTTCCTCCCGCACCTCGCCGGACGCGCGGCCCGCGGCCTCGGCCTCGCCGTTCTCGGCGGGGCGGCGGGCTGGATCGCCTATAGCCGCCTCGGCATCGACCACCGCGTTCCCCTGCCCCCCGCCCTGCCGGGGCGCCTGCAGCGCCTGCGCACCCCGGTCGGGGCGGTGAACCTCTACGACGACGGGCTGGAGAGCGGCGTGCCGCTCCTCCTGATCCACTCGGTCAACGCCGCGGCGAGCGCCTACGAGGTCCGCCCGCTCTACCGGCACTTCGCCCGCTCGCGCCCGGTCTACGCCCTCGACCTGCCGGGATTCGGCTTCTCGGAGCGGCGCCGGCAGGTCTACACGCCGGCCGTGATGGTGGGCGCGATCCACGCGGTCGTGGCCGAGATCCGGCGCCGGCACACTGCCGCGCGGATCGACGCGATCGCCCTCTCGCTCTCGGCGGAGTACCTCGCGCGGGCGGCTTTGGAGCGGGCGCAGGATTACCGGAGCCTCGGCCTGATCAGCCCGACCGGGTTCGACGCGCGCCTCTCCGGCCGCGGCCCCCTCGGCGGCAACCGCGGCAACGACACCGCCCGCGCCGCACTCGACCTGCCGGTCTCGGGCCAAGCGCTCTTCGACGCGCTCACGAGCCGTCCCAGCATGCGCTACTTCCTGGAGAAGACCTGGGGCTCGCGCGACATCGACGAGGGCCTCCTCGATTACGGCTACGCCTCGGCCCACCAGCCGGGCGCCGAGCACGCGCCCTTCTCCTTCATCGCCGGCCATCTCTTCCCGACCGACGCGACGCGCCTCTACGACGCCCTCTGGCTGCCGGTCTGGATGATCCACGGGACGCGCGGCGACTTCGTGGATTACCGCTACGCCGACGCCTTCTACGACCGGCCGAACTGGACGATCGAGACCATGCCGACCGGCGCCTTCCCGCATTTCGAGCGCCTCGGCGCGGTGGCGCGCAGCTACGAGCTGTTCCTCGACGAGATCGGCAGCACCCACCTGACCGACCCGGTCCGCGCGGACAGTCCCGCTTCGGTCTGA
- a CDS encoding ABC-F family ATP-binding cassette domain-containing protein has translation MLRVNDLTYRIGERLILDGATFAIPDGARVGLVGRNGAGKTTLFRAILGDIPTDGGDVAMPRGMRIGAVAQEAPAGPETLHAVVLAADTERTRLMQEAETAEGLRRAEIETRLVDIGAHAAPARAAAILHGLGFDAAAQGRPCSDFSGGWRMRVALAAVLFSEPDLLLLDEPTNYLDIEGTLWLYDYLERYPRTAVIISHDRDLLDTCVDHILHLDRGQLTLWRGGYTSFARQLAEKRVLQAKAKAKQDVERAHLQSFIDRFKAKATKARQAQSRMKRLAKMEPIAALIEDEMPVIHLPSPERPLSPPIVAMERVQAGYSDRIVLSGLNLSLAPDDRVALLGANGNGKSTFCKLIGGRLPPLAGELKRSSKMEVAYFAQHQLDELNPAESAYAHVRARMPDVPEARARAATARLGFPAAKSDTPVSQLSGGEKARLLMGLAAFNGPHLLILDEPTNHLDIESRQALVEAINDYEGAVILVSHDRFLIEACADRLWLVSNGSVKSFDGDMDDYRRLVLAGPEREESRGEATGGQKAVERRSNAERRVALAPLRKKLDGIEARMGKLSDAIAKIDAALADGTAFQANAAKAGELARMRAEAAAALGTAEEEWLNLSAEIEAAG, from the coding sequence ATGCTCCGCGTCAACGACCTCACCTACCGCATCGGCGAGCGCCTCATCCTCGACGGCGCCACCTTCGCGATTCCCGACGGCGCCCGCGTCGGGCTCGTCGGCCGCAACGGCGCGGGCAAGACCACTCTGTTCCGGGCGATCCTCGGAGACATCCCGACCGACGGCGGCGACGTCGCCATGCCCCGGGGCATGCGGATCGGCGCCGTCGCCCAGGAGGCGCCGGCCGGGCCGGAGACGCTGCACGCGGTGGTGCTCGCCGCCGATACCGAGCGCACCCGCCTGATGCAGGAGGCGGAGACCGCCGAGGGCCTGCGCCGGGCGGAGATCGAGACGCGCCTCGTCGATATCGGCGCGCACGCGGCGCCGGCCCGCGCGGCGGCGATCCTGCACGGCCTTGGCTTCGACGCGGCGGCGCAAGGACGCCCCTGCTCCGACTTCTCAGGCGGCTGGCGCATGCGCGTGGCGCTGGCCGCCGTGCTCTTCTCCGAGCCGGATCTCCTGCTCCTCGACGAGCCGACCAACTACCTCGACATCGAGGGCACGCTCTGGCTCTACGACTACCTCGAGCGCTACCCGCGCACCGCCGTCATCATCAGCCACGACCGCGACCTGCTCGACACCTGCGTCGACCACATCCTGCATCTCGACCGGGGGCAGCTCACCCTCTGGCGGGGCGGCTACACCTCCTTCGCCCGCCAGCTCGCCGAGAAGCGCGTGCTGCAGGCGAAGGCCAAGGCCAAGCAGGACGTCGAGCGCGCCCACCTGCAGAGCTTCATCGACCGGTTCAAGGCCAAGGCCACCAAGGCCCGCCAGGCCCAGTCCCGCATGAAGCGGCTCGCCAAGATGGAGCCGATCGCGGCGCTGATCGAGGACGAGATGCCGGTGATCCACCTGCCGAGCCCGGAGCGGCCGCTCTCGCCGCCGATCGTCGCGATGGAGCGGGTCCAGGCGGGCTACAGCGACCGGATCGTGCTCTCGGGGCTGAACCTCAGCCTCGCCCCCGACGACCGCGTGGCGCTCCTCGGCGCCAACGGCAACGGCAAGTCGACGTTCTGCAAGCTGATCGGCGGGCGCCTGCCCCCGCTTGCGGGCGAATTGAAGCGCTCGTCCAAGATGGAGGTCGCCTACTTCGCCCAGCACCAGCTCGACGAGCTGAATCCGGCCGAGAGCGCCTACGCCCACGTGCGCGCCCGGATGCCGGACGTGCCGGAAGCGCGGGCCCGCGCGGCGACCGCCCGCCTCGGCTTCCCGGCCGCGAAGTCCGACACGCCGGTCTCCCAGCTCTCGGGGGGCGAGAAGGCGCGCCTGCTGATGGGGCTCGCTGCGTTCAACGGGCCCCACCTCCTGATCCTCGACGAGCCGACGAACCACCTCGACATCGAGAGCCGGCAGGCCCTCGTGGAGGCGATCAACGATTACGAGGGGGCCGTGATCCTCGTCTCGCACGACCGCTTCCTGATCGAGGCCTGCGCCGACCGGCTCTGGCTCGTCTCGAACGGTTCGGTGAAGAGCTTCGACGGCGACATGGACGATTACCGCCGCCTCGTCCTCGCGGGGCCGGAGCGGGAGGAGAGCCGCGGGGAGGCGACGGGCGGCCAGAAGGCCGTGGAGCGCCGCTCGAACGCCGAGAGGCGGGTGGCGCTGGCGCCGCTCCGCAAGAAGCTCGACGGGATCGAGGCCCGCATGGGCAAGCTCTCGGACGCCATCGCCAAGATCGACGCGGCGCTTGCCGACGGCACCGCCTTTCAGGCGAACGCCGCCAAGGCCGGCGAGCTCGCCCGGATGCGCGCGGAGGCCGCGGCCGCCCTCGGCACTGCGGAGGAGGAGTGGCTGAACCTCAGCGCCGAGATCGAGGCGGCCGGCTGA
- a CDS encoding UDP-3-O-acyl-N-acetylglucosamine deacetylase: MPLNAPRPLPRSAAEHGAEPSATTETAPRQATLAGAVTRSGRGLHTNRFATVRVVPAEAGTGIVFRRRTPDGAVATVPALWQYQVTQPLCTALQAPEGALVRTVEHLLAALSAFGIDNAVVEIDAEELPIFDGSALPWCAAIREAGRAVLDAPRRRIRVRRLVEVRDGRRALSIAPADALVVEAELALAHLGAMRWEGRIGPDTFEGALAPARSFGRLKWALPLKLYAYATGRPILRGARFGTTAAIVGGRVVGGMRGPAEPVRHRVLDLVGDLSLAGHPILGHVRAAHTGHVLNHALVAKLMRDPSAWDLV; the protein is encoded by the coding sequence ATGCCGCTGAACGCTCCCCGTCCCCTGCCGAGATCCGCCGCCGAGCACGGCGCCGAGCCGTCCGCCACGACCGAGACCGCCCCGCGTCAGGCGACGCTGGCCGGCGCCGTCACGCGGTCCGGCCGCGGCCTCCACACCAACCGATTCGCGACCGTGCGGGTCGTCCCCGCCGAGGCCGGCACCGGGATCGTGTTCCGCCGCCGGACGCCGGACGGAGCCGTCGCGACCGTGCCGGCCCTCTGGCAGTATCAGGTGACGCAGCCCCTCTGCACGGCGCTCCAGGCGCCGGAGGGGGCCCTCGTGCGCACGGTCGAGCACCTGCTCGCGGCGCTCAGCGCCTTCGGGATCGACAACGCCGTCGTGGAGATCGACGCCGAGGAATTGCCGATCTTCGACGGGAGCGCCCTGCCCTGGTGCGCGGCGATCCGCGAGGCGGGCCGCGCCGTGCTCGACGCGCCCCGCCGCCGGATCCGCGTCCGCCGCCTCGTGGAGGTCCGCGACGGGCGGCGCGCGCTCAGCATCGCGCCGGCCGACGCGCTCGTCGTGGAGGCGGAGCTCGCGCTGGCGCATCTCGGCGCGATGCGCTGGGAGGGCCGCATCGGGCCCGACACCTTCGAGGGCGCGCTCGCGCCGGCGCGCAGCTTCGGGCGCCTGAAATGGGCCCTGCCGCTGAAGCTCTACGCCTACGCCACCGGCCGCCCGATCCTGCGGGGGGCGCGCTTCGGGACCACGGCGGCGATCGTCGGCGGACGGGTCGTCGGCGGGATGCGCGGGCCGGCCGAGCCCGTGCGGCACCGCGTCCTCGACCTCGTCGGCGACCTCTCCCTCGCCGGCCACCCGATCCTCGGCCATGTTCGCGCGGCCCATACGGGCCACGTGTTGAATCACGCGCTGGTGGCCAAGCTGATGCGCGATCCGAGCGCCTGGGACTTGGTCTGA
- a CDS encoding Crp/Fnr family transcriptional regulator has product MGRLGTIPFFKEPGIELGPYETRCHWRRFDENEVLVDYDDVSTDVYFLAAGEVRILNRSQSGKEVILGEMRAGAFFGELSALDGIGRSANVTALTRGEVCVVPAPVFRQIVFASEAIADRLFRLLTKRVRELNTRLMEHALLDLRHRLYAELLRLSVPRAGHGEERVVTPPPYHHVLAARIGCRREQVTREFTVMASEGLVDRTRGALVIRRPDLLEARVAEALREDG; this is encoded by the coding sequence ATGGGGCGGCTGGGGACCATACCGTTCTTCAAGGAGCCCGGCATCGAGCTCGGCCCCTACGAGACGCGCTGCCACTGGCGCCGCTTCGACGAGAACGAGGTTCTGGTCGATTACGACGACGTCTCGACGGACGTCTACTTCCTGGCGGCGGGCGAGGTGCGCATCCTCAACCGCTCGCAATCGGGCAAGGAGGTCATCCTCGGCGAGATGCGGGCCGGCGCCTTCTTCGGCGAGCTCTCCGCCCTCGACGGGATCGGCCGCTCGGCCAACGTCACGGCGCTGACCCGCGGCGAGGTCTGCGTGGTGCCGGCCCCCGTCTTCCGGCAGATCGTGTTCGCCTCCGAGGCGATCGCCGACCGCCTGTTCCGCCTGCTGACGAAGCGCGTGCGCGAACTGAACACCCGGCTCATGGAGCACGCGCTCCTCGACCTGCGCCACCGGCTCTACGCCGAGTTGCTGCGCCTCTCGGTGCCGCGGGCCGGCCACGGCGAGGAGCGGGTCGTGACCCCGCCGCCCTACCACCACGTGCTCGCCGCCCGGATCGGCTGCCGCCGCGAGCAGGTGACGCGCGAGTTCACAGTGATGGCGAGCGAGGGCCTCGTCGACCGCACCCGCGGCGCCCTCGTCATCCGCCGGCCGGACCTGCTGGAGGCGCGGGTCGCCGAGGCCCTGCGCGAGGACGGCTGA
- a CDS encoding ABC transporter ATP-binding protein: MHAPVPPRPEPLVRIDRVTKTFGAHRAVDGVSLDLEPGAFFCLLGPSGCGKSTLLRLIAGFESPDEGRILIDRADVTGLPAHRRPVNMMFQSYALFPHMNVAKNVAYGLQGLGLGRAAIAERVAALLRLVRLEGFSERRPDRLSGGQRQRVALARALAREPRVLLLDEPLGALDRNLREETQGELRTLQRRLSTTFVVVTHDPAEAMTMADRIGVMESGRLVQTGTAADLYERPESRFVAGLLGDVNLIAGRLAAGGAEGRVTVETGFGPLVAAAPEAALGPGSPVVAALRPERVALLAGDGEGPSGTVTESVFLGDRTRRQVRMRDGTLIRVASPVSADPGAGPGAGVRLGIPPEAIRVLAP; the protein is encoded by the coding sequence TTGCACGCACCCGTTCCGCCGCGCCCAGAGCCCCTCGTCCGCATCGACCGCGTCACGAAGACCTTCGGCGCACACCGGGCCGTCGACGGCGTCTCCCTCGACCTCGAGCCGGGCGCGTTCTTCTGCCTGCTCGGGCCCTCGGGCTGCGGCAAGAGCACCCTGCTTCGGCTCATCGCGGGCTTCGAGAGCCCGGACGAGGGCCGCATCCTGATCGATCGCGCCGACGTCACCGGCCTGCCGGCGCACCGGCGGCCGGTGAACATGATGTTCCAGTCCTACGCGCTCTTCCCGCACATGAACGTGGCAAAAAACGTCGCCTACGGGCTGCAGGGCCTCGGCCTCGGCCGTGCCGCCATCGCCGAGCGCGTCGCCGCCCTGCTGCGACTGGTGCGGCTCGAAGGATTCTCCGAGCGTAGGCCCGACCGGCTCTCCGGCGGCCAGCGCCAGCGCGTGGCGCTCGCCCGGGCGCTCGCGCGCGAGCCCCGCGTGCTGCTCCTCGACGAGCCGCTCGGGGCGCTGGACCGGAACCTGCGCGAGGAGACGCAAGGGGAACTCCGCACCCTGCAGCGGCGGCTCTCCACCACCTTCGTCGTCGTCACGCACGATCCCGCCGAGGCGATGACCATGGCCGACCGGATCGGCGTGATGGAGAGCGGCCGCCTCGTCCAGACCGGCACGGCGGCCGACCTTTACGAGCGCCCCGAGAGCCGCTTCGTGGCGGGCCTCCTCGGCGACGTGAACCTGATCGCGGGGCGCCTCGCCGCGGGCGGGGCGGAGGGGCGGGTCACGGTCGAGACCGGCTTCGGACCGCTCGTCGCGGCCGCCCCCGAGGCGGCGCTCGGCCCGGGCTCGCCGGTCGTGGCGGCGCTCCGCCCGGAGCGCGTCGCGCTGCTTGCCGGGGACGGGGAGGGGCCGTCCGGCACGGTCACCGAGTCGGTCTTCCTCGGCGACCGCACCCGCCGGCAGGTGCGGATGCGGGACGGCACGCTGATCCGCGTCGCGAGCCCGGTCTCGGCCGATCCCGGCGCCGGCCCGGGCGCGGGGGTGCGCCTCGGCATCCCGCCGGAGGCGATCCGGGTGCTCGCGCCGTGA